In Cryptococcus depauperatus CBS 7841 chromosome 4, complete sequence, a single window of DNA contains:
- a CDS encoding secondary thiamine-phosphate synthase enzyme, whose amino-acid sequence MPWQKTISLPPNTKGMHLVTDFVVRECQEGLRNVNVGIFTLHCLHTSAGLTLNENCDRTVRTDMDMALDTIVPESLPWEHTDEGPDDSVSHLKTSLIGNSVTIPISEGKLVLGTWQGIYLAEFRHSGAGWGGKGQGRKVVATILP is encoded by the exons ATGCCGTGGCAAAAGACTAT TTCACTTCCGCCAAACACAAAGGGCATGCATCTG GTGACAGATTTTGTTGTCAGAGAATGCCAGGAAGGTTTGAGGAATGTCAATGTCGGTATCTTCACCCTTCACTGCTTACATACCTCCGCTGGGCTGACG CTTAATGAGAATTGCGATAG GACAGTACGAACCG ACATGGACATGGCCCTTGACACCATCGTCCCGGAAAGCCTCCCTTGGGAGCATACAGATGAAGGACCAGA CGATTCCGTATCTCATCTTAAAACTTCATTGATTGGAAATTCGGTCACAATACCCATTTCAGAAGGGAAATTAGTTTTGGGTACTTGGCAGGGTATCTATCTTGCTGAATTTAGACACAGCGGAGCAGGGTGGGGTggaaaaggacaaggcAGGAAAGTTGTTGCAACCATACT TCCTTGA